Genomic window (Spirochaetota bacterium):
TGAAACGCGTTGAGGCGGGCGATCTGTCCGTAGCGGTATCGGTCGATTCACGCGACGAAACGGCCGATCTTGCCAACGGGTTTAACACGATGGCAAAGAACCTGTCGGAGCTTCGCACCACCGATCTGCAGATGGCCGCCAAGGTGCAGCGCAATCTCCTTCCGCAGCTGCCGAACGCCGGGCGATTCGATGTGGCCGTCCATTACGAGGCGTTCTCCTATGTCTCCGGCGATTTCTACGATTTCTACACCGATGACAACGGCACATTGACCGGACTTGTGCTGTTCGATGTTTCGGGACACGGCGTCTCCTCGGGGCTTATCACCACATTGATACGCCCCATCATGTACCGAAGCTTCACATCCGATACAAAGGTCGCGCTTTCTGATATAATCGCCAAGGCGAACCGCAGCATCATCAAGGCGAAGGGCGACGTGGATAATTATCTCACCTGCATCATGCTCCGTTTCTCCGGGAATGAGATGCAGTATGTCAATGCCGGACACCCCGATCTGCTTAAAAAAGACGCGAACGAACATGTTGCGCCGGTCAAACCCGGGGGGAATGCCGTCCAGGGGGCGTTCATGGGCCAGGAGGGCATGGTCGAATTCTTCGAGGAGATGAACCGCGAGTATCAGGTGCCCATGACGAACGGCGATGTATTTCTGCTTTTTACGGACTGTCTTATCGAAACCAGATCCCCCGCAGGTGAAGAATTCGGGCTTAACGGTGTTTCGCGTGTTCTCCGTGATGCACCGTCGGCAATGTCCGCTGCCGATATCGTCAAACGCATCGTCGCCGCGCATGCGGAACATCGCGGCGGGGCGGCATTGGCGGATGATCTTACCATCGTCGGTGTCAAGGTGCGATAGCAATCTTCAACACTGGTATGACACAATGTCAACACTCAACATATTTCTTCTTTTGTTCGTGTCTTTCGTGGCCTCCTCTCCGTGCATCCATGCAGGCGCGGGGCGCTCGCTATCCCGGCTCTCGTCAACAGCGCCATTCATGGTGCTCGTGAGATGCCGGTTGGATTGACAGGAATTCGGCGGGTGGTATACTTGGCGCAGCTGAGGAAGCGATGACGGCGAATGAAAAGTCCTATTCCTTATACTATAACAGGGGTGATGAAAAGGATCAGTCTTGATTTTTTCTTTATTGCCAAACACAATATAAACGGCAAGGTTTCTTTTCATGATCATAATACTCTTGAGATCGTGTATTACCTTCAGGGTAACGGAGAGACAACAATAGGGAATAACACCTATCAGTTCAATAAAAACAGTTTCACTATAGTGCCGAAAGGCGTTCGGCATGATCAGAAAAATAACAAAGAACTGGTTAATGGATGTATTGGCGTATCAGGCAGCGGACTGGAGAATTTAATTGGCGCATATCAGGATTCATTCGGAGTGCTCAGGAATGAATTCCTGCTGCTTGCTGATGAGTTGGAAAATAAAGAACCTGGATATGCGATTATCGCGGATGGTATTCTCCTCAAGATCATCGGGACCATCCGTCGGATCGCATCTTCAGCAGCACAGTCAGCTTCGAAAGAAGCGATCGCCGAAAGAGCTGTTGCACTGATCCGGGAAAAAGAAGGTGTAATTTCCGTTGAAGATCTTTCCGGGATGTTCTATATCAGAAGCGATTATTTCGGACGGCTTTTCAAAGAGTATACGAAAAAAACGCCTATCCAGTATATCCTCGATGTCAAACTGGATAAAGCCAAAGACCTCCTTACGGATACTTCACTGACGATCAGCGCGATCGCACAGCGTTGCGGATTTGAAGACGTCTACTATTTCTCGAAGTTCTTTAAAAAACGGATCGGGGTTACTCCAACTGTTTTCAGAAAATCAGCGGCACATGAATAGCGTAAAAAGTACAAACAAAGTCCGGAAAATTCCATTTTCGTAAAGTGATAGACGCAGTATCCTATGTGTATTGAAATTTGCTGATCATTATTCATGCGAGGACGAAATGTTCGAGAACACGTACAAAGACAGATTTACCATGCTCTCCGGCTCGTACATGCTGGAGCGTCTCAGCACTCCTATGGAGAAGGTCGATGTGGTACTGGATACTGACACATACAATGAAGTTGACGACCAGTTCGCCCTGGCGTACAGTCTCCTTGTTCCTGAAAGGATCAACGTAGAGGCCGTCTATGCGGCTCCGTTCCTGAACGACCGGGCCGCAAGTCCTGCTGACGGCATGGTGAAAAGTTATAACGAGATACAGACTGTTCTGGGCCTCATGGGACGAAAAGAGAGCATGCCGGTACTGAAAGGCTCGGACCGTTTCCTTGAAAATCCCGCAGACCCTGTCAGGAGCCCGGCAGCACTTGATCTGGTTGAACGGGCTATGAGACGAAAGGAAAAACCGCTGTATGTTCTGGCTATCGGATGTCCGGTGAACATAGCCTCCGCTCTTCTCATAGAACCAGCGATCAGGGAAAAAATAATAGTGGTCTGGCTTGGGTCACATCCTCCGTACTGGATGTCCGCGCGGGAATTCAACTGCAGCCAGGATATCATTTCATCCCAGGTCCTTTATAATTCGGGCGTTCCTTTCGTTAATATACCATGCAAGAATGTGGCGGAACACCTCCGGACATCCGTTCCCGAATTGAAAGCGTGTATCGCGGGCACGAGCAGGATCAGTGATTATTTGTACAGTATTGTCAAGGACTATAGCAAGGGCGATCCTGTATGGTCGAAAGTCATCTGGGATATTTCAACGGTGGCATATCTTGTAAATCCCAGCTGGATACCGACCCAGATCATCCATGCGCCTGTGCTGACAGACCACCACACATTCAGTCTGGATGCCAGACGGCATTTCATGCGGGTTGCTATTGACGCGAACAGAGACTTGGTTTTTGCGGACATGTTCGCCCGGTTGAATGCCTGCGGAAATTAAAGTCTGCTCTGCCAGCCGGAATTTGATACAGGAGCGGTATATCAGTCGTACTGGCAGTCAGCATATACGAAATCAGTCGGCAAGCGCTGCAAGACAGTGTGCCAAAGGAGATCTAGCGTCATGAAGAAGTTCCTGAATGCACCTGAACAGTTTGTTGACGAAATGCTGGAAGGCATCTATTCCGCCCATCCCGAACAGGTCCGCTGCACGGCCGGAGATCTGCGATGCATCGTTACCTCCCGCCCGGTAAAGGGCAAGGTTGGTATCGTCACGGGTGGTGGGTCTGGCCATCTTCCTCTCTTTCTCGGGTATATCGGCGAGGGACTGCTTGACGGCTGCTCCGTCGGCGGAGTATTCCAGTCACCCAGTGCCGACCAGATGTTTGAAGTCACAAAAGCCATCAGTCAGGGGGCAGGGGTTCTCTATATTTATGGGAACTACACGGGTGATATCATGAATTTCGATATGGCGACCGAAATGGCAGCCATGGAAGGCATCAATGTTCTTTCTGTTGTCGGAAATGACGATGTGGCATCCTCTCCAAAAGGCCAGGAACACAAACGTCGCGGTGTCGCCGGCATCTTTTTCGTTTATAAGGCCGCTGGGGCCGCTGCCGCAGAAGGAATGAGCCTCGACGACGTAAAGCGCGTCGCAGAAAAGGCAAAGGACAACGTACGTACCATGGGCGTTGCACTTACTCCATGCATTATTCCCGAAGTGGGGCATGCCTCTTTTTCTATCGGCGAAAACGAAATGGAAATTGGCATGGGTATTCACGGCGAACCCGGCATTCAACGGGGAGCGTTGCGCAAGGCAGCCGAAGTTGTAGAAGAGATGATGAAGCCGATCTTGGCTGACCTTCCCTTCGTGAAAGGCGACGAGGTTGCCGTTCTGGTGAACGGCCTGGGTGCAACCCCTAAGGAAGAACTCTATGTCCTCTTCCGCAGTGTGTCCTCTATCTTGGAGGATATCGGGATTTCGATATTTCATGTATATGTCGGCGAGTTCGCGACTTCGATGGAAATGGCAGGGGCCTCCATCTCCTTGCTCAAACTTGATGATGAGCTAAGGCGCCTTGTCGCGCGCCCTGCAGCCTCGCCATTTTTCGAGCAGAAACAGTTATAATTCGGAGGAGAGATGGAGAACATAAACAGAGGGGATCTGGCGCCATTATTCAAGAGTCTCCGCGATGCCTTTGCCGCACAACGCGACTTTCTCATAGACCTCGACGGTAAAGTTGGTGACAGTGACCTGGGGCTTACGATGAGCAGGGCTTTCATTGCCGCCTATGAGGCCGTTGCGGCTAATGCTGCGGACCCGATCGGCCGGACCATTCAGCTTGCCGGCATGGCTATCGGGAAGGCGTCGCCATCGACCATGGGAACTCTTGTCGCGACGGGTTTTATGCGTGGTGGCAAAGCTCTTGACCTGTCCTCATCAATTGGAACGGCAGAAATGTCCATTTTCTGGATTGCTTTTATGAACGGAGTTATCGAGAGAGGCAAAGCCAAGCGCGGGGACAAGACATTGATCGACGTGGTAGCCCCCGTTTCCGAATCTCTTGCCGCTTCCGCTGCGTGCGGAGCCGCTCTTCACGAAGCACTGTTCGATGCAGCCGCTGCTGCCGCCGGTGGACTTGAAGCGACTAAGGGGATGATAGCCCAGCATGGAAAGGCGGCCTGTTTCCGGGAAAAAACCTTGGGATTGCAGGATGCGGGTGCAACCGTCGGTTTTATTATCACCGATACTCTTCGACAGTTTGTCGCAGGGCTAAAGGAATAGTCATGAGGATTGCAGTCTTATGAACGTGGAACAAGAACAATGCGCATCGCACACATAGATTTCAGCCCCTCGGAAGTGCGCTCGAGCATATCGCATCGGGAGATAAACACCGCACACCCTCCGATAAAAGAAATCTTGATATATACTATCGATCATGTTGTTACCCGGGGAGTTTCGATCATGAGATCCATCAGCCGAAAGATCGCCTTCATCTGTCTCAGTACGGTCATTACCTTCGCCGGCCTTTCCGCTGCGGATGATGCTGTCGCCGCGTGGGATTTCAACGACGGGACATTTTCCGGAAAAACGAGCGGATCCA
Coding sequences:
- a CDS encoding SpoIIE family protein phosphatase, with the protein product KRVEAGDLSVAVSVDSRDETADLANGFNTMAKNLSELRTTDLQMAAKVQRNLLPQLPNAGRFDVAVHYEAFSYVSGDFYDFYTDDNGTLTGLVLFDVSGHGVSSGLITTLIRPIMYRSFTSDTKVALSDIIAKANRSIIKAKGDVDNYLTCIMLRFSGNEMQYVNAGHPDLLKKDANEHVAPVKPGGNAVQGAFMGQEGMVEFFEEMNREYQVPMTNGDVFLLFTDCLIETRSPAGEEFGLNGVSRVLRDAPSAMSAADIVKRIVAAHAEHRGGAALADDLTIVGVKVR
- a CDS encoding AraC family transcriptional regulator — protein: MKSPIPYTITGVMKRISLDFFFIAKHNINGKVSFHDHNTLEIVYYLQGNGETTIGNNTYQFNKNSFTIVPKGVRHDQKNNKELVNGCIGVSGSGLENLIGAYQDSFGVLRNEFLLLADELENKEPGYAIIADGILLKIIGTIRRIASSAAQSASKEAIAERAVALIREKEGVISVEDLSGMFYIRSDYFGRLFKEYTKKTPIQYILDVKLDKAKDLLTDTSLTISAIAQRCGFEDVYYFSKFFKKRIGVTPTVFRKSAAHE
- a CDS encoding nucleoside hydrolase; translated protein: MFENTYKDRFTMLSGSYMLERLSTPMEKVDVVLDTDTYNEVDDQFALAYSLLVPERINVEAVYAAPFLNDRAASPADGMVKSYNEIQTVLGLMGRKESMPVLKGSDRFLENPADPVRSPAALDLVERAMRRKEKPLYVLAIGCPVNIASALLIEPAIREKIIVVWLGSHPPYWMSAREFNCSQDIISSQVLYNSGVPFVNIPCKNVAEHLRTSVPELKACIAGTSRISDYLYSIVKDYSKGDPVWSKVIWDISTVAYLVNPSWIPTQIIHAPVLTDHHTFSLDARRHFMRVAIDANRDLVFADMFARLNACGN
- a CDS encoding dihydroxyacetone kinase subunit DhaK; the encoded protein is MKKFLNAPEQFVDEMLEGIYSAHPEQVRCTAGDLRCIVTSRPVKGKVGIVTGGGSGHLPLFLGYIGEGLLDGCSVGGVFQSPSADQMFEVTKAISQGAGVLYIYGNYTGDIMNFDMATEMAAMEGINVLSVVGNDDVASSPKGQEHKRRGVAGIFFVYKAAGAAAAEGMSLDDVKRVAEKAKDNVRTMGVALTPCIIPEVGHASFSIGENEMEIGMGIHGEPGIQRGALRKAAEVVEEMMKPILADLPFVKGDEVAVLVNGLGATPKEELYVLFRSVSSILEDIGISIFHVYVGEFATSMEMAGASISLLKLDDELRRLVARPAASPFFEQKQL
- a CDS encoding DAK2 domain-containing protein; translation: MENINRGDLAPLFKSLRDAFAAQRDFLIDLDGKVGDSDLGLTMSRAFIAAYEAVAANAADPIGRTIQLAGMAIGKASPSTMGTLVATGFMRGGKALDLSSSIGTAEMSIFWIAFMNGVIERGKAKRGDKTLIDVVAPVSESLAASAACGAALHEALFDAAAAAAGGLEATKGMIAQHGKAACFREKTLGLQDAGATVGFIITDTLRQFVAGLKE